A window from Centropristis striata isolate RG_2023a ecotype Rhode Island chromosome 4, C.striata_1.0, whole genome shotgun sequence encodes these proteins:
- the LOC131970428 gene encoding mucin-2-like, whose product MEVLSSVGGGLSAPSGSTSKPGGSPSGSAFTPLPSKPVVKLDPVTTSTSKYVVKPDPVTTTTTKYVTKPDPVNTTTSKYDVKPDPVNTTTSKYDVKPDPVSTTTTKYVTKPDPVSTTTTKYVTKPDPVSITTSRYDMKPDPLRITTSRYDVKPDSLSPSATKTEVKLDPLNPAAASNPSLYSSSLNMGDRPPSRRPPSPMEALLGNPRRYGDGSTRPASHLSSTDILKGPRPYQ is encoded by the coding sequence ATGGAAGTTTTAAGCTCAGTAGGTGGCGGACTTTCAGCTCCCAGCGGCAGCACCTCCAAGCCTGGAGGTTCTCCTAGCGGGTCAGCCTTCACACCACTGCCCTCCAAACCTGTTGTTAAGCTGGATCCTGTGACTACCTCAACTTCCAAATATGTCGTGAAGCCAGATCCTGTGACTACTACAACTACCAAATATGTCACAAAGCCAGATCCTGTTAATACTACAACTTCCAAATACGACGTGAAGCCAGATCCTGTTAATACTACAACTTCCAAATACGACGTGAAGCCAGATCCTGTGAGTACTACAACTACCAAATATGTCACGAAGCCAGATCCTGTGAGTACTACAACTACCAAATATGTCACGAAGCCAGATCCTGTGAGTATAACAACTTCCAGATACGACATGAAGCCAGATCCTCTGAGGATTACAACTTCCAGATACGACGTGAAGCCGGATTCTCTGAGTCCTTCAGCTACCAAAACCGAAGTGAAGCTGGATCCTCTGAATCCTGCCGCGGCCTCCAACCCCTCTCTCTATAGCTCTTCACTGAATATGGGAGATAGGCCCCCAAGTCGCAGACCTCCCAGCCCCATGGAGGCCCTGCTGGGCAACCCAAGGAGATACGGAGACGGATCAACCCGTCCCGCCAGCCATCTCAGCTCTACTGACA